TCCAAGCACTTAGACATGGTTCGGAGGGCGGGATTGATGTTACAAACGTGCCCTACGCATTTGCATGCTTACCTCTTCGTAATCCAAACTTGGTAGCAAATAGAATTCAGGAGGCAATCAAAGTCACTAGTGGGAAAAATGTTACTGTTATTATTTCTGACACCGATATGACTTATTCTTTCGGCAAGTGGCACATTACTCCAAGACCTAACCCAATCGCAGGTATCGCTTCTCTTAACTTGCTAGCATATATCATAGGGCGTTTTTTTAAAGGGAGGCCTAGAGCTACCCCCCTTGCTATAGCTGGCCCAAATCTTAGCGTTGAGGATGCATTAAACATAGCGGAGCTTGCACATCATGTTCGGAGATCTGGAGCTGGAAAAACTGCTTGGGATATGGCGGAAAAATTCGGAGTAAGTCTCACTGGTGTAACTTGGAGCATGTTAGAGGGAATAGATCACTACCCAATAGTGATTGTAAGGCGGAGAATGATTCGCTCTTCATAGATGATAAGGCTCTTCGTCTAGGTTAATCGCGTCCGCGCATTCTACTTCATTTATACATTTCGCTTTGAAATGCTTCCTCAAAAGTTTCTTTTAACAGGATGGGGTCAATGCCATAATCAACACATAATTTCATAGTGTGCTGTACGTAAAGGTTAAAGAGTTCCCTAATTATTCCTTTAACCTCCTCTTTCGGCAGTCGTCCTGGAGGTAAAATGAGGAGTGAGATCCATTTCCCGAGAAACGTTGGTTGATACCATTTAACCCATGCGGCTTTCCCTTTGGTAACCGACTTCTCCATGCCTTCTTCCAAAACTTCCGCGGAAACGAGGATCTTCAGGTTTTCGATAACGGTTTTATTTGAATGCGGTTTCAATTTTTTGATTAAGTCCTTCTGGTAAACTTTTTTATCAGGAGAAGTCAACTTCAAAATTTCTAAAGCCACTTTTGAACCAAATACAGAGGATAAAACTCGGTATTGCTTAGGCACCTTTTTTGGAAGCGGTAAGATATACGGCCAAAACTCGTTCATTGCGATATCTCCGACCTTATATTATAGTTACATTACGCTCAGGAATATGATTATTACTAGTTGAAAATTTCAACAGGTCTTCCGAAAGTAAAATAAACCTCAACTCGGAAATTATGCGACCATGGCTATCAAAGAAGTTGAATACGTTTGGATGGATGGAAACTTTGTTAAATGGAATGAGGCAACCGTACACATCCTCACACATGCCTTACATTATGGCACAGGGGTATTTGAAGGCATAAGAGGTTATGCTGGGGCTAATAATGTGTATATATTTCGATTAAGGGAGCATATGAAGCGTCTTCGTAACTCTGCAAAGGTATACATGATGGACATACCATACAGCCAAGATGACCTGTGTACCGCAACTATCGAGCTGTTAAAAAAGAATAATATCAGGGAAACCTGTTACATTCGCCCCTTGGTCTACCGTGGATTTGGAGTCATAGGTCTTAACCCGATAAATAGTCCTGTTAAAACAGCTATTGCCGCCTTTCCCTTTGGAAAGTATCTGGGTACGGGAGGAGTAAACTGTTGTGTTTCATCTTGGAGGCGAATTTCCTCCAGCGCACTCCCGCCTGAAGCAAAGGCATGTGGAAACTACATCAACAGTGTACTCGCTAAGCTTGAGGCCATTCAAAATGGATTTGACGAAGCCATTCTTCTTGATCAATATGGCTACGTAAGCGAAGGTAGTGGTGAGAACATCTTTATTGTTAGAGATAACGTAATTTACACACCGCCCCTTTCATCCTCTATTCTCGAGGGCATTACACGGGACAGCGTGTTTAAGATTGCAAGCGACTTGGGCTATCAGGTTGTAGAAAGAATGATTACTCGAACCGA
The window above is part of the Candidatus Bathyarchaeota archaeon genome. Proteins encoded here:
- a CDS encoding coenzyme F420-0:L-glutamate ligase, with product MRFIAKPVKTRYWHPGDDYIHIVVDTTKRSLKDNDVVVISEKAVSTASGNLIDEAKVKPGKLAIFIARFWMRYVWGHFLGWICRLKPETIRRLRTYPLKEGSAHKQVALNYAGLLQALRHGSEGGIDVTNVPYAFACLPLRNPNLVANRIQEAIKVTSGKNVTVIISDTDMTYSFGKWHITPRPNPIAGIASLNLLAYIIGRFFKGRPRATPLAIAGPNLSVEDALNIAELAHHVRRSGAGKTAWDMAEKFGVSLTGVTWSMLEGIDHYPIVIVRRRMIRSS
- a CDS encoding branched-chain amino acid transaminase, with the translated sequence MAIKEVEYVWMDGNFVKWNEATVHILTHALHYGTGVFEGIRGYAGANNVYIFRLREHMKRLRNSAKVYMMDIPYSQDDLCTATIELLKKNNIRETCYIRPLVYRGFGVIGLNPINSPVKTAIAAFPFGKYLGTGGVNCCVSSWRRISSSALPPEAKACGNYINSVLAKLEAIQNGFDEAILLDQYGYVSEGSGENIFIVRDNVIYTPPLSSSILEGITRDSVFKIASDLGYQVVERMITRTELYICDEAFFSGTAAEITPIVKIDHRVIGDGKIGSVTEKIRTAFFRIVEGKNEKYQHWLTPVY